GCGGACCCCAAGCCCGAAGAGTCCATGCTGCGCGCGCGGGCCTGGCTGCTGGTTGCCGAACTCCGGCGCATCGCCTTCGAGGAGCTGCCCGTGGACGCCGTCAATGAACGCCGGGCCCTCGGCAGGAGAATTGACGCGGCCGCCGACTCGGGTCTGGCTGCCACGCAACTCCTGGAAGAATGTTCCGAAAAACACCGCATTCGGGCGGATTTACTGGGCACAAAGATCCGCTCGCGGTTTCGCGCGGGGAAATACAAGGATGAGATGAACCGTGCCATTGCGACAGCCTTGGAGCTCGATCCCGAGAACGCAAGCGCGCTGATCTCGAAAGCGAAGACCTACTTGCTTCGACCCGATGCCGACGGCGAGGCCATACGGCGTGGCCAGGAACTCGTGGAACAAGCCTTGGCACGCGATAGTTCCCTGGAACAGGCCCGCTTACTCCAGGCCTATACCTGGGAGCAACTCGGCCACCACGACCGCGCGCGCGCAGGCTACGAACAATGCCTTCAGCTTAACCGCAACTGTACCCCCGCATCCGCAGGCCTGACACGGCTCAACAAGTAAGAAACAGTAGAGAGGTCTCGACCGCCTGCTGTGTGCAACGGATGGCACGGCGACGGTCGGCTTCGGAGTAGTACGAGAATATGCCACACGAGGAAACGAGTGACACAGGCCGCGAGACTCCCCGGGTCTCTGTAGTCGTTCCATGTTACAACGAGGCTGAAAACATCCCGCTGCTTGCGGCGAAAGTGGAGAAGGCGTTTGCCGGCCCGTCGGAATGGTCCTACGAATGTCTATTCGTGGATGATGGCAGCACGGACGACACGCGGAAACAGGTGGATAGGGCGTGTGCGGCCAATCCACGCATGCGCTATCTTCGTCTCGTGGCAAACATGGGGCAGTCCGCGGCTCTCGTCGCCGGAATGCGCGACGCCCGAGGTGAATACATCCTTACGATCGACGGCGATCTGCAAAACGACCCAGCCGATTTTCCGCGCTTCCTTGAACTCTTGCAGGACTACGACTGCGTCTGTGGTTACCGAGAGAAACGAAATGATGCCTGGGTACGCCGGCTTTCGAGTAGAGTCGCAAACCAGGTTCGTAACTGGGTGTTGCACGATGGCATTCGGGACACGGGCTGCGGCTTGAAAGGATTTAGAAGGCGATGCGTGCCGTATATCGTGTCCTTCAACGGCGTTCATCGTTTCTTCGGTGTTCTGATGAGGAATGCCGGCCTTTCGATCGTGGAATGTCCGGTCGCGCATCGCCCCCGGATCCATGGCACATCCAAGTACGGAATTGGCAACCGCCTGCCACGGGGGCTGTTCGACCTGGTCGGTGTCGTATGGTTGAAAAGACGTTACGTGCACCCCACGATAGAGACGGGGCAGTCATCATGACCGCGGCAATCACGAATCGGCCACGATTGTGGAGATTGGTACCAAGAAGGGGCCGCAGTATGACAGATAAATCGAGACTTCGCGTCCAACGTCAGCCCCCGAATAGAGTTGAAGGCGTGTCAACGACGCACACCACGCGACATCCTTCGATTCGTAGGTGATACCAATATCAACGTTTTTTGATGCTGCAAGTTACACTACAAAAGGTCAACCCCACGCCCATTACCCCATACCGGCCGGAAAGATTATCTGACCGCTACTAACCAAGAACAAAACGACCGTAAGTATTTCAGGTTCGGTATTTATCCAAACCCGAAGTCCAACAAACCACGCTCTATAAACCGGAAAGGGCCAAGCAGTATTGTCAACGCGATATCAATCGAAATTCGGGCCAATGGAGTCGATAGATCGCCCCAAATTTGTAGTGCAAGGAAAATTAAGGAAAGGCGTAAAGCCTTGGGAGGGAAGAACTTAAATGGAGCGGGACACGGGGTTCGAACCCGCGACATCCAGCTTGGGAAGCTGGCACTCTACCAACTGAGTTAGTCCCGCTCGGGAAGTGAGCCTTAGTCTAGCAGGCGGTGATTGCGGTGTCAAGCGGATGGTGCCGCCTGAAACGGTGACGGCACGGATTCTCGCGCGGGCGGAGTGCTCAGATGTAGATGCCGCCGCCGAATTGGAGGTCGCGTTCGATTTCTACGTTGACGAGGGCGGGTTTTCCGGAGGCGAAGGCGCGTTCGAGGGCGGGGCGGATCTGGCCGGGTTCGGTGACGTGTTCGCCGTGGCCGCCGAGGGCCTGGACGACCTGGTCGTAGCGGGTGTAGAGCAGTTGCGTTGCGACGGGGGGCTTGTCGTGGTAGACGGCGAGCTGCGGCCGCATCATTTGGCCCCAGGCGGCGTCGTTGCCGACGATCCCGACGATGGGGAGGTTGTGGCGGATGGCGGTGTCGTATTCGAAACCGTTGAGTCCAAAGCTGCCGTCGCCGTAGACTATCAGGACGCGTTTGTCCGGGTGCGCCTTTTGTGCGGCGAGGGCGAAGGGCATGCCGACGCCGAGGGTGCCCAGCGGGCCGGGGTCCATCCAGTAACCGTTCTTCGGCACGGGCAGCACCTTGGCGGTCTTCGCGACGATGTCCCCCCCATCGCCGATTACGATCATGTCGTCGTCCACGAAATCGGCGATTTCTCGGCAGAGCCGGTCCGCGTGGATGGGGACCTGGTCGCTCGACGCCGTCTCGGAGAGGGCAGCGGCCCGGGCGTCTTCCTTCGCGCGGAGCGCGGCGGCGTAAGCGCTGAAATCGAGCTGGACGCCGCCGGCGTCGAGGGCGGCGCAGAGCGCGTCGAAGCTGCACGCCAGGTTTCCCACGAGGGCCACGTCCGAGGGGCGGTTCTGTCCGATGAGGGTATTGTCCATCTCAAGCTGGATGATTTTCGCGGAGGCCGGGATGGAATCGCCGAAGGCCAGGCGAAAATCGAGCACGGCGCCCGCGAGGATCACGACGTCGCTCTGCTCGAGGGCTTCGCGGCGCGTGCGGTTGAAGAGGTGGCGCGAGTCCCGGGGCACGGTCCCCCGCCCCATACCGTTGGTGTAGGCGGGCATGTGGGTGCGGTCGAGAAAGCGCGCGAGCGCGGCTTCCGCGCGGGACCATTTCACGCTGGTGCCGGCCATGAGCAGGGGGCGATCGGCGGCGGCGAGCAGCTCGAGCGCCGCGCACACCTGCGTCTTGTCGGGCGCGATGGCGGGGGGCGCGGTTTGAATCCGCGGAATGCGCACCTCCCCGTCCGCCTCGCTCATGAGGATGTCCATTGGGATTTCGAGGAAAGCGGGGCCCGGGATACCGGAGACGGCATGGCGGATGGCGAGCTCGATGTATTCGGGGATCCGGTCGGTGGCGTAGCAGGCGTCCGCCCACTTGGTGATTGGGCGCATCAGCGCGACGTGATCCATTTCCTGGAGCGAGCCGCGGCCCCGGTTGAAGAAGGGGCCCTGGCCGCCGATCACGAGCATCGGCGCGTTGGCGCGCCAGGCGTTGGCCACGCCGGTCACCGCGTCGGTCACGCCGGGGCCGGCCGTCACCAGGGCGACGCCGATGCCGCCGGGGCGAACACGGGACCACGCATCCGCGGCGTGGGCGGCCGCCTGCTCGTGGCGCACGTCGATGATGTCGATCCCCTCCTCCTGACAGCCGGCGTAGATGGGCATGATGTGCCCGCCGCTCAGGGTGAAGACGCACTCCACCCCCGCCGCTTTCAGTGTTTTTGCCGCCAGCTGGCCACCGTGCATTGCCTCGTCTCCTCGTTCGTGGTGTATTCGACTGGGGCCGCCATGGGAGCATGCCGGGTGGGTTCAAGTCAACGTGGTACAGCCATTCATAACGCGTTGCATCACTCAAAGGATGAATATGGACGGCGGCTTCGCCGCCTGGCAGGCGGGGACGCCTGCGCTCCCAGCCTTTGCCGCTTCCTTGGGAGAGATGCTGTAATCTGGTTTGGATTTGGCTGTTGTGGTGAAGCTGAGGCACTTTTTTTCGGAGCAGGCGCCCGCGAATTGGGGTGGGGCGCTTTCGTGGCGGAGGTGTCGGTTGCCTGGTCGGCGACGGGACAGCCGCGCCGGTGGGCAGTGTGGCGGTTTTGATGCGCGCGCTTTCGGTCCCGCGCGGTGCACGTATCCGAGGTGATGGGGCGCCGCAGTCCCTGGGAGTAC
This sequence is a window from Candidatus Hydrogenedentota bacterium. Protein-coding genes within it:
- a CDS encoding glycosyltransferase family 2 protein, producing MPHEETSDTGRETPRVSVVVPCYNEAENIPLLAAKVEKAFAGPSEWSYECLFVDDGSTDDTRKQVDRACAANPRMRYLRLVANMGQSAALVAGMRDARGEYILTIDGDLQNDPADFPRFLELLQDYDCVCGYREKRNDAWVRRLSSRVANQVRNWVLHDGIRDTGCGLKGFRRRCVPYIVSFNGVHRFFGVLMRNAGLSIVECPVAHRPRIHGTSKYGIGNRLPRGLFDLVGVVWLKRRYVHPTIETGQSS